A single window of Desulfobotulus pelophilus DNA harbors:
- a CDS encoding LysM peptidoglycan-binding domain-containing protein, with translation MDPRIRSGMDSPEEEPAFAPPGGKKVWYRSVEMPFVWLGAGLVMVLILFLLFFPGRSSEPVFSTGSIEPTDLAGISDRLDKLASSVESMRMQRMFSEPGPGDQEELLTAIRKLNADLSMQIAALSKKMDGLEAPAVSAVSAPQKVRPTAGSTERPSVTESQAPLKSRTTQTPSSADVTEYRIQQGDTLYSIALKHKVPLAKLLEANNMTANDPIHPGQRLKIP, from the coding sequence ATGGATCCGAGAATCCGGTCAGGCATGGACTCACCCGAAGAAGAACCCGCGTTTGCTCCACCCGGAGGGAAAAAAGTCTGGTATCGTTCCGTAGAAATGCCCTTTGTCTGGCTCGGCGCAGGGCTTGTCATGGTTCTTATCCTCTTTCTTCTCTTTTTCCCCGGGCGTTCTTCGGAACCTGTTTTTTCTACTGGTTCTATTGAACCAACAGACCTTGCAGGTATTTCAGACCGTCTGGATAAGCTGGCCAGCAGTGTGGAATCCATGAGAATGCAGCGAATGTTTTCTGAACCCGGTCCCGGTGATCAGGAAGAGCTTCTTACGGCTATCCGCAAACTGAATGCGGATCTTTCCATGCAGATAGCCGCCCTTTCCAAAAAGATGGATGGACTGGAAGCGCCAGCGGTGTCAGCTGTTTCAGCACCCCAGAAAGTTCGCCCTACCGCAGGCTCCACTGAGCGGCCGTCTGTTACGGAGTCTCAGGCACCCCTTAAGTCACGGACAACTCAGACACCATCCTCTGCTGATGTTACGGAGTATCGCATACAGCAGGGAGATACTCTCTACAGTATTGCATTGAAGCACAAGGTGCCCCTTGCCAAACTGCTGGAAGCCAACAACATGACAGCCAATGACCCCATTCACCCCGGGCAGCGTCTCAAGATTCCCTGA